The sequence CAGGTCGCGTCTGCCTTTGATGGTGCGTATATCTGGTTGTTGTAAAAGTACCTTTATTGCATCGACAGACAGATAGTTCATTGGAACACTGACCTTTCGTTTCATCGGTATGTTCAGTATCTTCTGGCATTCATGCAAATGCTCCGGATGTTGATACTGGATGTAGCTAAAAAAAGCATGGATAGCAGCTAGTCTTGCATTTCGTGTCGCATTGCCGTTCTTGCGTTCTACTTGCAGCCAATCGAGGAAGCCAACGACAGTTGCCTGAGTGATCGTTTGCAATGTCAGCCGAGATACCATAATGTTTTGCGTCTCCATGTAGGCGATGAACAGGACGAAAGTGTCCCGGTAAGCACAGATCGTGTTTTTACTGGCACCGCGTTCGTGCGACAAATATCCCATCAGAAAACCGGACAGATATTTTGAAAAGTCAGTAGGTTTCATAAGCTGTCTTATTTGGGAAAACGTTAATACATATCCTGTCCACGTCTTTTAGCAAGCCAGGGTACATCGCAGAAACCAACCTGACGTAGTGGTTTGTCGATTCGATCGCTTTATGTCCAAGGTAGGTAGATAACACCGGTAACGAACAATAAATATCTGTTCCCCGCTCTGCCATCATTGCCAAAGAGTGCACGCTGAATGAATGACGCAATGCATGCGGTGTCACACCTCGTCCTCTCGGGATACCTGCAATGGTCAACAAACGACCGAACCAGTGACTGAAGCAATCGTGTTTGATCCTCCTTCCATCAGGTGCAATGAAAAAGTGATCATCTTTCACCAGGCTCGCAGGTAGTTGGTTTCTATAGGAGACATATTGTCTCAGTACAACTGCCAGAGAATCTGAGAAAGGGATAGCACGCTCCTGACCATTCTTACTATCACATACAATAATGAATTGATCATCCAGGTTCACATTGCTTATGGTTAGTTCTAAAGCTTCTCCACCTCTTAGCCCTGTCGCATAAAGTAATCTTAGAAGTGCAGGCATAGTAAACATGACTTGTCGAAGACCCTTTTTTAC is a genomic window of Chitinophaga sp. LS1 containing:
- a CDS encoding tyrosine-type recombinase/integrase; translation: MRKHFMGIYAPYIEQYLAYKRQLGFKQVTEETILAIFDRFTIERGEDRLGITPDLSKAWMQAANNLSSSYKFHRAILLNQLATFLNEKGIPSYVMRLPLCKMEFTPYIYSQDELRRLFDAADNFRVKKGLRQVMFTMPALLRLLYATGLRGGEALELTISNVNLDDQFIIVCDSKNGQERAIPFSDSLAVVLRQYVSYRNQLPASLVKDDHFFIAPDGRRIKHDCFSHWFGRLLTIAGIPRGRGVTPHALRHSFSVHSLAMMAERGTDIYCSLPVLSTYLGHKAIESTNHYVRLVSAMYPGLLKDVDRICINVFPNKTAYETY